In one Vibrio rarus genomic region, the following are encoded:
- the tnpA gene encoding IS66 family insertion sequence element accessory protein TnpA, with the protein MAKRRTKQEWQTLIEQSESSSLSTLAFCKINELNPSTFYAKRQQFNKTDVSQGFVRAEVIEKTTKYQAQIATANMTLLVNDVELSIPQGTPAAYLAELIGALS; encoded by the coding sequence AAGAATGGCAAACGCTTATCGAGCAATCTGAATCGAGTTCATTATCTACACTAGCATTTTGTAAGATCAATGAACTCAACCCCTCCACATTTTATGCTAAGCGCCAGCAATTCAATAAGACTGACGTATCTCAAGGCTTTGTTCGGGCTGAAGTCATCGAGAAAACAACGAAGTATCAAGCTCAAATAGCTACCGCTAATATGACTCTTCTCGTCAATGATGTTGAGCTGAGCATTCCGCAAGGTACGCCAGCGGCCTATCTTGCAGAGCTTATCGGTGCCTTATCATGA
- the tnpB gene encoding IS66 family insertion sequence element accessory protein TnpB (TnpB, as the term is used for proteins encoded by IS66 family insertion elements, is considered an accessory protein, since TnpC, encoded by a neighboring gene, is a DDE family transposase.), whose product MKHMLSAPEIYLYRESVDFRKSINGLAAIIESDTDLPLGSGALFLFTNKQRDKIKVLYWDKTGFALWYKRLEKAKYKWPAKEKNEVFTLTQFELDRLLSGFTIIGHKPVKINDFTMT is encoded by the coding sequence ATGAAACACATGCTCAGCGCTCCAGAGATTTATCTATATCGTGAAAGCGTCGATTTTAGAAAGTCCATCAACGGTCTTGCTGCAATTATCGAAAGTGACACCGACTTACCTTTAGGAAGTGGCGCACTGTTCCTGTTCACCAATAAACAGCGCGATAAAATCAAAGTCTTGTATTGGGATAAAACAGGCTTCGCCCTTTGGTATAAACGCCTTGAGAAAGCCAAGTATAAGTGGCCTGCAAAAGAGAAAAATGAAGTGTTTACCCTGACCCAATTCGAGCTTGATAGACTGCTTTCTGGCTTCACTATTATCGGCCATAAACCCGTCAAAATAAACGATTTTACAATGACTTAA
- the tnpC gene encoding IS66 family transposase: protein MKKTPNINPESQDIAELQAMVAALMSEKNDWKQERQSLLEQLKLAFDRQFAKRSEALKPYDESQGDLFNEVECEAAKEEEVEVTTTTTTKKRGKRKPLPKTLPREIIELDIDDHEKQCACCNHDLHKIGEDRSEKLEFTPAVLKVLEYVRPKYACRECEKTSDTSRIVQKPAPQSIIPKSFATESLLANIILGKYQYAMPLYRQESLFTQSGIELSRTTMARWVIQVSEKFIPLYAALKEQLLKQVVIQADETPLNVLKEDKQCYMWLYCSGADSPQAVLPNVKNIVLYDYQNSRARACPATFLGDYGGYLQTDGYRAYDGLSQVTNVGCLAHARRKFMDAKKLQGKGKSGKALAKIQKLYGIESRLKGVSAQKRKAERQQHAKPILDELYEWMTTQQVIGSSSLGKAIKYTLGQWPKLIRYIDDGHLSIDNNRAERAIKPLVIGRKNWLFSSTPNGADASAMLYSIVETAKVNGLILYDYLVKCMQALAKAEPNIDALLPWNFKH from the coding sequence ATGAAAAAGACACCAAATATCAACCCGGAAAGTCAAGATATTGCCGAGCTACAAGCGATGGTAGCCGCACTGATGTCGGAGAAAAATGACTGGAAACAAGAGCGTCAATCTCTACTTGAGCAACTTAAACTTGCCTTCGACCGCCAGTTCGCGAAACGCTCGGAGGCGTTAAAACCTTACGATGAATCACAAGGTGACCTTTTTAACGAAGTGGAATGTGAAGCTGCTAAGGAAGAAGAAGTTGAGGTGACGACCACCACCACAACGAAGAAACGTGGTAAACGCAAGCCACTTCCAAAGACGTTACCTCGTGAGATTATCGAACTCGATATAGACGACCATGAAAAGCAGTGCGCTTGCTGCAATCATGACCTTCATAAAATCGGTGAAGACCGCAGCGAGAAATTAGAGTTCACGCCAGCGGTACTCAAAGTACTGGAATACGTTCGTCCTAAATATGCTTGCCGCGAATGTGAAAAAACAAGCGACACTAGCCGTATCGTTCAAAAGCCAGCACCGCAGAGCATTATCCCTAAAAGCTTCGCAACAGAAAGTTTGTTGGCTAATATCATCCTTGGTAAATACCAATACGCAATGCCACTTTACCGCCAAGAATCTCTGTTTACTCAGTCGGGTATCGAGCTATCACGTACCACTATGGCAAGATGGGTTATCCAAGTCAGTGAGAAGTTCATTCCACTGTATGCCGCCTTGAAAGAGCAGTTACTTAAACAAGTGGTCATTCAAGCTGATGAAACCCCACTTAATGTGCTTAAAGAAGATAAACAGTGTTACATGTGGCTCTACTGCTCGGGCGCGGACTCGCCACAAGCTGTACTACCGAATGTAAAAAACATAGTCTTGTACGACTATCAAAACAGTCGCGCGAGGGCGTGCCCTGCGACTTTTTTGGGTGACTATGGCGGTTATCTACAAACGGATGGTTATAGGGCTTATGATGGTCTTAGCCAAGTGACCAATGTTGGTTGTTTAGCCCATGCTCGGCGTAAGTTCATGGATGCGAAGAAGCTTCAAGGCAAAGGTAAGTCTGGTAAAGCACTGGCTAAAATCCAGAAGCTCTATGGGATAGAATCTCGCTTAAAAGGAGTATCTGCGCAGAAACGAAAAGCAGAACGTCAACAGCATGCCAAGCCGATACTGGATGAGTTGTATGAGTGGATGACGACTCAACAAGTGATAGGGTCTAGCTCACTGGGTAAAGCGATTAAATATACGCTTGGGCAATGGCCGAAGCTTATTCGCTATATCGATGATGGTCACTTATCGATAGACAATAACCGTGCTGAACGCGCAATTAAACCGCTGGTCATTGGTAGGAAGAACTGGTTGTTCTCGAGCACACCAAATGGGGCTGACGCGAGCGCGAT